From the Bdellovibrio bacteriovorus genome, one window contains:
- a CDS encoding ABC transporter ATP-binding protein, with amino-acid sequence MNAVEVEGLSVKFGDYFAVKDISFQVSKGEIFGFLGANGAGKTTTIRVLCGLLLPTHGKTFVCGIDVLKDSFQVKQKVGYMSQKFTLYDDLSVAENLAFTAALRKIPDANFKAQKEKLLGFIKFKESETVLVRDIPGGVKQQVSLVASLLHDPELVFLDEPTAGVSPAYRQRFWALIRELAKDGKTVFVTTHYMDEAEQCERIVLMRSGELIALDSPSGLKHNSFPDKDPHSVTLEDVFIHQVEGK; translated from the coding sequence ATGAACGCGGTCGAAGTCGAAGGACTTTCTGTTAAGTTCGGTGATTACTTTGCCGTGAAGGACATTTCATTTCAAGTTTCAAAAGGGGAGATCTTTGGATTTCTTGGCGCAAATGGCGCCGGCAAAACCACAACCATTCGCGTTCTTTGTGGCTTGCTGTTGCCCACCCACGGAAAAACTTTCGTCTGTGGTATCGACGTTTTAAAAGATTCATTTCAAGTGAAGCAAAAAGTCGGATACATGTCTCAGAAGTTCACACTGTACGATGATTTGAGTGTGGCAGAAAATCTGGCGTTCACCGCGGCACTTCGAAAAATTCCCGATGCGAATTTTAAAGCGCAGAAGGAAAAGCTTCTTGGTTTTATTAAATTCAAAGAATCCGAAACAGTCTTAGTGCGTGATATTCCCGGCGGCGTGAAGCAGCAGGTGAGTCTTGTCGCTTCCCTGCTTCATGATCCTGAATTGGTCTTCTTAGATGAGCCTACCGCCGGCGTTAGCCCCGCGTATCGCCAGCGCTTCTGGGCTTTGATTCGTGAGCTTGCCAAAGACGGAAAAACTGTTTTCGTCACCACTCATTACATGGACGAAGCCGAGCAATGTGAGCGCATTGTCTTAATGCGCTCCGGGGAATTGATCGCCTTAGATTCTCCGTCAGGTCTGAAACATAATAGTTTTCCCGATAAGGATCCTCACTCAGTCACTCTTGAAGATGTTTTCATTCATCAGGTGGAGGGAAAATGA
- a CDS encoding efflux RND transporter periplasmic adaptor subunit translates to MSKKKIIPVVLIVLILVLAYVAKVFLFKTEFAYAGTVEVTKVDIPARVSSVIEEFQVREGQIVDKGQQVVKLACEDIRISYRLIKSSYDRSNSLFRSGGISREAYDHVKNKMDDVSLRQGWCDIASPLKGTVLTTYFEPGEMVSPGAKLLTVGNLEEVYAYFYLPHDEISKLKLEQKVRAQVPELDDKSFEGVISYINPEAEFTPKNVQTRDERTRLVYAVKIYFNNPEGILKPGMTLEWAAEEP, encoded by the coding sequence ATGTCAAAAAAGAAAATCATCCCGGTTGTTCTCATCGTTTTGATTCTCGTTCTTGCCTATGTGGCGAAAGTTTTCTTATTTAAAACTGAATTTGCTTATGCGGGCACCGTCGAAGTGACGAAAGTGGATATTCCTGCTCGGGTGTCTTCTGTGATTGAAGAGTTTCAGGTGCGTGAAGGTCAGATTGTCGACAAAGGACAGCAGGTTGTAAAGCTGGCTTGCGAAGACATCCGTATTTCTTATCGCCTGATCAAAAGCAGTTATGATCGCTCCAATAGTTTGTTTCGCAGTGGCGGCATTTCGCGAGAAGCTTACGATCACGTGAAAAATAAAATGGATGATGTTTCATTGCGCCAGGGCTGGTGTGATATTGCGTCACCGTTAAAAGGCACAGTTTTAACGACTTACTTTGAACCCGGAGAGATGGTGTCTCCAGGAGCCAAGCTGCTCACCGTGGGGAATCTTGAAGAAGTTTATGCTTATTTCTATTTGCCTCACGACGAGATTTCAAAGTTGAAGCTTGAACAAAAAGTTCGTGCGCAAGTTCCTGAGCTCGATGATAAGAGTTTTGAAGGTGTTATTTCTTATATCAATCCCGAAGCTGAGTTCACGCCCAAAAATGTTCAGACTCGTGATGAAAGAACACGGCTGGTATATGCTGTTAAAATCTACTTTAATAATCCGGAAGGCATTTTAAAGCCGGGAATGACCCTTGAGTGGGCGGCAGAAGAGCCATGA
- a CDS encoding ABC transporter permease: MKTLLGFIRKEFLQTLRDPRMRMLLFVAPCVQLTIFGVALSTEAKNIRLSVFGAPNDTSLQEIYRKALASGWFIPAKTSSLDPFDQINKGEADAVLVAPMGGLDKSLGRSEGKVQLLVNATNVTRAQSIERYFLNIVQSLYPQLAPFQFDVRVLYNPALRTALFLVPGVMSLLVCLITILLTSMSITKEKEIGTFETLISAPVKPEEVIFGKTVPFVLLGMSNIPLIVGVAVALFGMPLRGSLFILLLSSFVFVCCTVGIGLFISTVAKNQQQSMMGGFLYLFPSVLLSGLVFPIENMPWVLRIFSYINPLTYFIELLRNIMLKGGDARLILFNVLILTAMAVLVITASWRRFKVVLG; this comes from the coding sequence ATGAAGACGCTCTTAGGATTTATCAGGAAAGAATTTTTACAAACCTTGCGTGACCCACGCATGCGCATGCTTTTGTTTGTGGCGCCGTGTGTGCAACTCACGATCTTTGGTGTGGCTCTATCTACGGAAGCAAAGAATATTCGACTGAGCGTTTTCGGGGCCCCTAACGATACAAGTCTTCAAGAGATTTACCGCAAAGCTTTAGCCTCGGGGTGGTTTATCCCGGCAAAAACTTCTTCATTAGATCCTTTTGATCAAATTAATAAAGGTGAAGCTGATGCTGTCCTCGTGGCACCGATGGGTGGTTTAGATAAAAGCTTGGGAAGAAGTGAAGGAAAGGTCCAGCTTCTTGTTAATGCCACTAACGTCACGCGCGCGCAAAGTATCGAAAGATATTTTCTAAACATCGTGCAGTCCTTGTATCCTCAGTTAGCGCCGTTTCAGTTTGATGTGCGCGTGCTTTATAATCCGGCTCTAAGAACGGCGTTGTTCCTTGTGCCTGGCGTGATGAGTTTGTTGGTTTGTTTAATCACGATTCTTCTGACCAGTATGTCCATCACCAAAGAAAAAGAAATAGGCACATTCGAGACTTTGATTTCCGCTCCGGTAAAACCAGAAGAAGTGATTTTTGGGAAGACCGTGCCCTTTGTTCTTTTAGGAATGAGCAATATTCCTCTGATTGTCGGTGTGGCCGTCGCTCTTTTTGGAATGCCTTTAAGAGGCAGTCTTTTCATTCTGCTTCTTTCTTCGTTTGTATTTGTGTGTTGTACGGTGGGAATTGGTTTATTTATTTCTACTGTCGCTAAGAACCAGCAGCAGTCGATGATGGGGGGATTTCTTTATCTTTTTCCGTCAGTACTGCTATCAGGGCTTGTTTTTCCCATTGAAAACATGCCCTGGGTCTTAAGAATTTTCTCGTACATCAATCCGCTGACTTATTTCATCGAGCTTCTTCGCAATATTATGCTGAAGGGCGGGGATGCACGCCTGATCTTATTTAATGTTCTTATACTTACCGCCATGGCGGTCTTGGTCATCACAGCTAGCTGGCGACGCTTTAAGGTCGTACTCGGGTAG
- the rfbA gene encoding glucose-1-phosphate thymidylyltransferase RfbA — translation MKGIILAGGAGSRLYPMTRVMTKQLQSVYDKPMIYYPLSILMLGGIKDILLITTPDDQPLFKKLLGDGSQFGVKLSYKIQEKPNGLPEAFVLGEDFIGNDHVCLILGDNLFYGDLDFFRRAIEEQKAKKSDLHGRVFAYYVADPTAYGVVEFDKTTKKVKSIEEKPKQPKSNYAIPGLYLFDNTVSKRAKELKPSPRGETEIVDLILSYHNEGKLGVEMMYRGLAWLDTGTPRSLLDAAAFIGAIEERQGMKVACLEEIAYRMKFINLEQLQKITSELPKCSYRSYLEKIISEEL, via the coding sequence ATGAAGGGAATCATTCTAGCGGGCGGCGCGGGATCGCGTCTTTATCCAATGACCCGGGTTATGACCAAGCAGCTTCAGTCTGTTTACGATAAACCCATGATTTATTATCCGCTCAGCATTCTTATGCTCGGTGGTATTAAAGACATTCTTTTAATCACCACACCGGACGATCAACCTTTGTTTAAAAAACTATTGGGTGATGGTTCTCAGTTTGGCGTGAAGCTCAGCTACAAAATTCAGGAAAAGCCGAACGGACTCCCAGAAGCTTTTGTCCTGGGCGAAGATTTTATTGGCAATGATCACGTGTGCCTGATCTTGGGGGACAATCTTTTCTATGGAGATTTGGATTTCTTCCGTCGCGCCATTGAAGAACAAAAGGCGAAAAAATCAGATCTTCACGGACGGGTTTTTGCTTACTACGTAGCGGATCCTACCGCTTATGGCGTTGTTGAATTTGATAAGACCACTAAAAAAGTGAAGTCGATCGAAGAAAAACCAAAGCAACCGAAATCCAATTACGCTATTCCGGGTCTTTATCTTTTCGACAACACGGTTTCCAAACGCGCTAAAGAATTAAAACCTTCTCCGCGTGGGGAAACGGAAATTGTGGATTTGATTCTTTCTTACCACAACGAAGGAAAGCTTGGTGTGGAGATGATGTATCGTGGTCTTGCTTGGCTGGACACGGGCACTCCCCGCTCTCTTCTGGATGCGGCGGCCTTTATCGGTGCCATCGAAGAACGCCAAGGCATGAAAGTCGCCTGCCTTGAAGAAATCGCTTACCGCATGAAGTTTATTAATCTGGAGCAACTACAAAAAATCACTTCGGAACTTCCCAAGTGTTCTTATCGCTCGTATTTAGAAAAAATCATTTCTGAGGAACTATGA
- the rfbB gene encoding dTDP-glucose 4,6-dehydratase gives MKQTVLLTGCAGFIGSNFVRTVACRDDIKAHYDFVIVDALTYAGNLANIQKELDTHPHLKFYHLDIRDSHKMDELFKKYQFSGVINFAAESHVDRSIESPNIFVETNVLGTLNLLKESLALFEKNPNFRYLQISTDEVYGTLQMSDPAFTEDTPISPNSPYSASKASADLLCRSFFETYKLPVMITRCSNNYGPLQVEEKFIPLMIKRALANQPLPIYGTGMNIRDWIYVDDHNEGVWKVFTSGRAGEVYNLGGNSERQNLDVAKLILKHLGKPESLLSFVQDRKGHDFRYAINFSKAQKELNWSPTVKFEEEGLLRTINHYKALWAK, from the coding sequence ATGAAACAAACGGTTTTATTGACCGGCTGTGCTGGCTTTATTGGATCTAACTTTGTAAGAACGGTGGCTTGCCGTGATGACATCAAAGCGCACTATGATTTTGTGATCGTGGATGCTCTGACTTATGCAGGCAATCTTGCGAATATCCAAAAAGAATTGGATACACATCCGCATTTGAAGTTTTATCACTTGGACATCCGCGACTCTCACAAGATGGACGAGCTTTTTAAGAAATATCAATTCAGTGGCGTGATCAACTTCGCGGCCGAGTCTCACGTCGATCGCTCTATTGAAAGTCCCAACATCTTTGTAGAAACAAATGTTTTGGGCACGTTGAATCTTTTAAAAGAAAGCCTGGCTCTTTTTGAAAAGAATCCGAACTTCCGCTATCTGCAAATCAGTACGGATGAGGTCTACGGCACCTTACAGATGTCAGACCCTGCTTTCACGGAAGACACTCCGATTTCTCCGAACAGCCCTTACAGCGCTTCTAAAGCCAGTGCGGATCTTTTGTGCCGCTCTTTCTTTGAAACTTACAAACTTCCGGTGATGATCACACGTTGCTCAAACAACTATGGTCCTTTGCAGGTAGAAGAAAAATTTATTCCCTTGATGATCAAACGGGCTTTAGCAAATCAACCGCTTCCTATCTACGGAACAGGCATGAATATCCGCGATTGGATTTACGTGGATGATCATAACGAAGGTGTTTGGAAAGTCTTCACTTCCGGTCGCGCCGGTGAGGTTTACAATCTGGGCGGCAACTCCGAAAGACAGAATCTGGATGTGGCAAAACTGATCTTAAAACACTTGGGAAAACCCGAATCTCTTTTAAGCTTCGTACAGGATCGCAAAGGCCATGATTTCCGCTATGCGATCAATTTCTCGAAAGCGCAAAAAGAATTAAACTGGAGCCCGACAGTGAAGTTTGAAGAGGAAGGCCTTCTTCGCACCATCAATCACTACAAAGCTTTATGGGCGAAGTAA
- the rffA gene encoding dTDP-4-amino-4,6-dideoxygalactose transaminase yields MKIPFNIPPKSSNEEKYISQAIANKKLSGEGSFNKKCAEWFNKNLPTLMTVITPSCTSALEMAMVLADIGPGDEVILPSFTFTSTANVVALYGSVPVFVDVDPLTMNIDPAAIQQAITPRTKVIMPVHYAGVGCKMDEIMALANQHGIWVVEDAAQGIFASYKGKALGTWGHMAAFSFHETKNIVCGEGGALTINDPRLVARAEIVRDKGTNRQQFLNGQVDKYTWQDKGSSYLLSELSAAFLLSQLEEGKEITAKRLALWNQYHQGLADLEKNGHLQRMTVPSDCQANAHIYYLLLNSVEVRTALWSYLKEAGIQSTTHYVALHSAPAGVKYGRVSGSMKVTDDLSNRLLRLPMWADLSSNEAALVLEKIHSFFKGQA; encoded by the coding sequence ATGAAAATCCCTTTTAATATTCCACCGAAAAGCTCTAATGAAGAGAAATATATTTCTCAGGCCATCGCCAATAAAAAACTAAGCGGCGAAGGTTCATTCAATAAAAAATGTGCTGAATGGTTTAACAAAAATCTTCCGACCTTGATGACGGTTATCACTCCTTCTTGCACATCGGCTCTTGAAATGGCGATGGTGCTTGCAGATATCGGACCGGGAGATGAAGTTATTCTTCCCTCTTTCACTTTCACATCGACAGCCAATGTCGTGGCCCTTTATGGTTCTGTCCCCGTCTTTGTCGATGTTGATCCGTTGACAATGAATATCGATCCTGCCGCGATTCAACAAGCCATCACTCCTCGCACGAAGGTGATTATGCCTGTGCACTACGCCGGTGTGGGATGTAAGATGGATGAGATCATGGCTCTGGCCAACCAGCACGGTATTTGGGTGGTGGAAGATGCCGCGCAAGGGATCTTTGCTTCCTACAAAGGAAAAGCCTTGGGAACTTGGGGTCACATGGCCGCTTTCAGTTTTCACGAAACTAAGAATATTGTGTGCGGTGAAGGTGGCGCTTTAACAATCAACGATCCACGTTTGGTGGCGCGCGCAGAAATCGTGCGCGACAAAGGAACCAATCGTCAGCAATTTCTCAACGGCCAAGTGGATAAGTACACTTGGCAGGATAAAGGCTCGTCTTATCTTCTTTCTGAACTTTCTGCAGCCTTTCTTCTTTCTCAGTTGGAAGAAGGCAAAGAAATTACGGCGAAACGTTTGGCCTTGTGGAACCAGTATCACCAAGGCTTGGCGGACCTTGAAAAAAACGGTCACTTGCAACGCATGACGGTTCCTAGTGACTGCCAGGCGAATGCTCATATCTATTATCTGCTTTTAAACTCAGTGGAAGTGCGCACCGCTTTGTGGAGTTACTTGAAAGAGGCCGGCATTCAGTCGACCACGCACTACGTGGCACTTCACTCGGCGCCTGCGGGTGTTAAATACGGTCGCGTTTCGGGATCGATGAAAGTCACTGATGATCTTTCCAATCGCCTGTTGCGCCTTCCGATGTGGGCCGATCTTTCCAGTAACGAAGCGGCCTTGGTTCTTGAAAAAATTCATTCCTTCTTTAAGGGGCAAGCATGA
- a CDS encoding ABC transporter ATP-binding protein: MKDISLKALNVWKKLRQTQALKGLSMQFTPHQIHGIIGPEGAGKTTFLRHIMGLLKPDQGEIIFLDQDSPVTFSKIRELVAYMPQTQSLYPELSIHEHLEFFKTLYQLPEEDYKNRRQKLLHMARLEGVTDRLASQLSGGMYKKLGLICALLSSPKVLLLDEPTNGVDPLSRRDFWELLYDLKEQEDILILVTTSYMDEALKCQQVHLLFDGKTLLEGPPQEILKQKDCKSFDEVFLQYDSSLEAL; encoded by the coding sequence ATGAAAGACATTTCTTTGAAGGCTCTGAATGTCTGGAAGAAGTTAAGACAGACGCAAGCTCTCAAAGGTCTTTCTATGCAGTTTACTCCTCATCAGATTCACGGAATCATTGGCCCGGAGGGCGCAGGTAAAACCACTTTCCTTCGCCATATCATGGGTCTTTTAAAGCCGGATCAAGGTGAAATTATTTTCCTTGATCAAGACTCACCAGTGACATTTTCAAAAATTCGCGAGCTCGTTGCCTATATGCCGCAAACACAAAGTCTGTATCCCGAGCTCAGCATTCATGAACATCTGGAATTTTTTAAAACTCTGTATCAGCTTCCTGAAGAGGACTATAAAAACCGTCGTCAGAAACTCTTGCACATGGCTCGTTTGGAAGGTGTCACCGACCGTCTGGCTTCGCAGTTATCGGGAGGCATGTATAAGAAGCTGGGATTGATTTGCGCGTTGTTGTCGTCTCCGAAGGTTTTGTTGTTGGATGAACCTACCAATGGCGTCGATCCCTTAAGTCGTCGGGATTTCTGGGAACTTCTTTATGATTTGAAAGAGCAAGAAGATATTCTTATTCTGGTCACCACGTCGTACATGGACGAAGCGTTGAAGTGCCAGCAGGTGCATCTGCTTTTTGATGGAAAGACGTTGTTAGAGGGTCCTCCACAGGAAATATTGAAACAGAAGGACTGTAAAAGTTTTGATGAGGTGTTTTTGCAGTACGACTCCTCTTTGGAGGCGTTATGA
- a CDS encoding ABC transporter permease — translation MKFRSILAIAKKEVFHIVRDPFTMALALGMPVVMVLFFGYAIEFNMDRIGLAVFDGNKTQTSWNIEKTFTSSGYFISSPVHSPAEAVQALDEGRVHAALVIPPTLTQDLKPFSSASVQVLIDGSDNSSAGSIVGYLGGIHRRILENEFGKIKAPLEVKTRFLFNPELNSRWFVVPGLAAAIIAILSILLTALTVAREWENGSMELLLATPVRPIEIILGKLLPYSVMGMVAVFFVFIMSQLVFSVPFKGNFFVYLVACMIFLSTYLAQGLLISVVTRKQQLSMQIAMLSGLLPTILLSGFIFPNEHMPSFFYYLTMILPARWFIKISRQLFLQGSSFFDILPSFLALCALFCLMILLATKKFKKDVEP, via the coding sequence ATGAAATTTCGCTCCATCTTGGCGATAGCAAAAAAAGAAGTTTTTCATATCGTTCGTGATCCTTTCACGATGGCTCTGGCGTTGGGAATGCCGGTCGTTATGGTTTTGTTTTTCGGATATGCGATCGAATTTAATATGGACCGGATCGGCCTTGCTGTTTTTGATGGGAATAAAACGCAGACCTCGTGGAATATCGAAAAGACCTTCACCAGTTCAGGATATTTTATTTCTAGCCCAGTGCACAGCCCTGCAGAAGCGGTGCAGGCATTGGATGAGGGCCGGGTGCATGCTGCTTTGGTTATTCCACCGACATTGACTCAGGATCTAAAGCCTTTTTCAAGCGCGTCAGTGCAGGTGTTAATTGATGGCTCGGACAACTCTTCGGCGGGTTCGATCGTTGGTTATCTAGGAGGCATCCATCGTCGCATACTGGAAAACGAGTTTGGAAAAATCAAAGCACCGCTTGAAGTAAAAACGCGGTTTCTATTTAACCCCGAGTTGAACAGCCGCTGGTTTGTCGTACCGGGGTTGGCGGCGGCGATCATTGCCATTCTTTCTATTTTATTGACGGCTTTAACTGTGGCGCGTGAGTGGGAAAACGGCTCGATGGAGTTATTGCTGGCGACACCTGTAAGACCCATAGAAATCATTCTGGGAAAACTTCTGCCGTACTCGGTGATGGGGATGGTGGCCGTGTTTTTCGTATTTATCATGTCGCAATTGGTGTTCTCTGTGCCGTTTAAGGGAAACTTTTTTGTGTACTTGGTTGCTTGCATGATTTTTCTAAGCACGTATTTGGCGCAAGGTCTTTTGATCTCTGTTGTGACCCGCAAGCAGCAACTCAGTATGCAGATTGCGATGCTGTCGGGTCTTCTGCCGACGATTTTACTATCAGGTTTTATTTTTCCTAACGAACACATGCCCTCTTTTTTTTACTACTTGACGATGATTTTACCGGCACGTTGGTTCATTAAAATCAGTCGTCAGCTTTTTTTACAAGGTTCGAGCTTTTTCGATATCTTGCCTTCATTTCTGGCGTTGTGCGCGCTCTTTTGTTTGATGATTCTTCTGGCGACGAAAAAATTTAAAAAGGATGTCGAACCATGA
- a CDS encoding HAMP domain-containing methyl-accepting chemotaxis protein yields the protein MNSGKLGSWFKGLRGKLFLSAMLPVLAFAVLTGISLTSMSHLGDMLTDAYTDVIPNMDGLGRIGMQRARIGYFIWASLANNHDKKSRDNFIKKAKEAFADFKEGQAYYESTRLDEEEQKNYAKAREVKEQFYTLTENMIAGLEKNTPEDDAKVHTAMNGGEWHILALHTQAAIATNMELYNKRSFENNKLQKERRAFETQLLLLIAGFCATAMFGLLMWIAYRVSNTVSGIAAGLDESGSQVASAITQLSAAGQTLSEASTEAAASLEETVASLEEMSSMVKMNSDNAKQAAALSQSSKDAAEHGQQEIHHLIESMRDISSSSKKIEEIISVIDDIAFQTNLLALNASVEAARAGEHGKGFAVVAEAVRTLAQRSAVAAKDINGLIKESVEKVEKGSTIADRSGEVLSNIVNSVKKVADLNNEISAASGEQTTGIQQISRAMNQLDQSSQSNAASSEEVAASAEEINAQALNMKKMVENLNAVILGSSDGPSVKPTHHKTVAKKDAKVLSFQEKKSSDKAVRPVGKKSQAASSVIPFDDDGPTRKVGTTDGF from the coding sequence ATGAATTCAGGAAAATTGGGATCATGGTTTAAAGGTTTGCGTGGCAAGCTCTTCTTGTCAGCAATGCTGCCCGTGCTAGCTTTCGCTGTACTCACAGGAATTTCGCTGACTTCGATGAGTCACCTCGGCGATATGCTTACTGATGCTTATACAGATGTTATTCCAAATATGGATGGCTTAGGCCGCATCGGGATGCAACGCGCCCGTATTGGTTATTTTATCTGGGCTTCTCTTGCGAACAATCATGATAAGAAATCTCGCGACAACTTTATCAAGAAGGCCAAAGAGGCTTTTGCTGACTTTAAAGAAGGTCAGGCTTACTACGAATCCACCCGCCTCGATGAAGAAGAACAGAAAAATTACGCCAAAGCTCGTGAGGTCAAAGAACAGTTTTACACTCTGACTGAAAATATGATTGCGGGATTAGAGAAAAATACTCCCGAAGACGATGCAAAAGTACATACCGCAATGAACGGCGGAGAGTGGCATATTTTGGCTCTTCACACACAAGCCGCTATTGCAACTAACATGGAATTGTACAACAAGCGCTCATTTGAAAATAATAAGCTGCAAAAAGAAAGAAGAGCTTTTGAAACTCAGCTTCTTCTTTTGATCGCGGGTTTCTGTGCGACAGCCATGTTCGGTCTTTTAATGTGGATTGCTTACCGCGTATCAAATACCGTCAGTGGTATTGCGGCGGGATTGGATGAATCGGGTTCACAAGTAGCTTCTGCCATCACTCAACTTTCCGCTGCCGGACAGACACTGTCTGAAGCTTCGACTGAAGCCGCCGCTTCCCTAGAAGAAACCGTGGCGTCACTTGAAGAAATGTCTTCGATGGTAAAGATGAATTCCGACAACGCAAAACAGGCCGCTGCACTTTCTCAGTCATCGAAAGACGCCGCCGAGCACGGCCAGCAAGAGATTCATCATTTGATTGAGTCTATGCGTGACATCTCGTCGTCTTCTAAAAAGATCGAAGAAATTATCAGCGTGATCGACGATATCGCTTTCCAAACGAACTTGTTGGCCTTGAATGCTTCGGTCGAAGCTGCTCGTGCCGGTGAGCACGGAAAAGGTTTTGCCGTGGTTGCTGAAGCCGTTCGTACGCTAGCGCAACGCTCCGCAGTGGCAGCTAAAGACATCAACGGCCTTATCAAAGAGAGCGTTGAAAAGGTCGAGAAAGGATCCACTATCGCCGACCGTTCTGGCGAAGTTCTTTCTAATATCGTGAACTCGGTAAAAAAGGTGGCTGATCTAAACAATGAAATTTCAGCAGCCAGCGGCGAACAAACAACCGGCATTCAACAGATCAGCCGTGCGATGAACCAACTGGATCAAAGCTCACAGTCTAACGCCGCGTCTTCCGAAGAAGTGGCCGCTTCCGCAGAGGAAATCAACGCCCAGGCTCTCAATATGAAGAAGATGGTCGAGAACTTAAATGCTGTTATTTTAGGCTCTTCAGACGGTCCTTCGGTGAAGCCTACTCACCACAAAACTGTGGCAAAAAAAGATGCCAAAGTCCTCTCTTTCCAAGAGAAAAAATCCTCTGATAAAGCCGTTCGCCCCGTGGGGAAAAAGTCACAGGCCGCGTCGAGCGTCATTCCATTTGATGATGACGGTCCCACTCGTAAAGTCGGCACTACAGACGGCTTTTAA
- a CDS encoding formylglycine-generating enzyme family protein gives MKNLKSFLLAAFTLTTLASVESAFAKESACKNQKTVVLDGYVTMTFCEIPAADGVMIGNNDDFEAAPAKPRNFQKFQIGQFTVTQLQYKTIMQSEPWMANGSPLTYVQEGDSNPAVWISYEQAKQFTRTLNLIDPTATYRLPTEAEFEYAARGGTKTTYYWGDEMDSNFPFFAGNIGSESYAHAVDSCPVPYLNNRMPGYCANQYGLFHMLGNVWELTEDVFVRGYDSAPTNGNEPVKGEPNAVHTTRGGSFLDDTNLISATWRGYAPPNKGYGDIGFRVVRIPKAAGK, from the coding sequence ATGAAAAACCTTAAATCCTTCCTTCTTGCCGCATTCACTTTAACTACTTTAGCGAGCGTTGAATCCGCATTCGCGAAAGAGAGTGCCTGTAAAAATCAAAAAACTGTCGTTCTTGACGGTTATGTCACGATGACTTTTTGTGAAATACCGGCGGCCGACGGAGTCATGATTGGAAATAACGATGATTTCGAAGCCGCGCCTGCAAAGCCTCGCAACTTTCAAAAATTTCAAATTGGCCAATTCACGGTGACGCAACTTCAGTATAAAACAATTATGCAGTCAGAACCGTGGATGGCAAATGGCTCACCTTTGACGTACGTGCAAGAAGGGGACAGCAATCCCGCTGTCTGGATTTCGTATGAACAGGCCAAACAATTCACGCGCACTTTGAATTTAATTGATCCGACAGCCACTTATCGTCTTCCGACTGAAGCTGAATTTGAATACGCAGCTCGCGGTGGCACAAAGACGACGTATTACTGGGGTGACGAGATGGACTCAAACTTTCCTTTCTTCGCAGGCAACATCGGCAGCGAGAGCTATGCCCATGCCGTTGACTCCTGTCCCGTTCCTTATCTGAACAACAGAATGCCCGGCTACTGCGCTAATCAATACGGACTTTTCCATATGCTGGGAAATGTCTGGGAATTAACCGAAGATGTTTTCGTAAGAGGATATGATAGCGCTCCCACGAACGGAAACGAACCAGTGAAAGGTGAACCCAACGCAGTTCACACCACTCGCGGTGGAAGCTTCCTTGATGATACGAATCTAATCTCTGCCACATGGCGCGGATACGCTCCCCCAAACAAAGGTTACGGTGACATCGGCTTCAGAGTAGTAAGAATCCCGAAAGCGGCGGGAAAATAG